CATGCTGAcaagatttgttgttgtttttgttttgtttcttttgaacacatgcaatacatatatataaactatgTGAACCAGGAatggacaaaaataaatttctttctgtTTATAAGTATGAATTAATTTCGCTATGTGGGATTGAAGACCCCCACGGTGGAGCAGATGACCACCAAGGTAGAGCAGACGAGACAGGATTTCCACAGTGGAGCAGATGACCACCTGGGTGGAGCTGATGGAGCAGGGAACCACCACGGCGGATAAGGCtggactggaaaaaaaaaaaaaagcacagagagGTTATCAACTGCCTTTGTGGCCaaaacaggacaggcagagagttcataaaCGGCTTCCTTAGCCATGGCtgaacaggcagagagttcaaagTCAGACGCCGCCTCCTCTGAAGGTTTTGCAGCAGAAGCTGCCAGCTCGGGAGGAGCTAGAGCGGATGCCGCCACTTTGGGAGGTTCTGCAGTGCAATCCACCACCTCAGGAAAAGGTGGACTCACTAGAGTCATAGGAACAGGAAACGGCACTCCTGGCCATGACGAGGGAACGGGAGTGGATTCCAGGGCTGGACTTGGCTCAGGAACGGATTCCAGGGCTGGACTTGGCTCAGGAACGGATTCTGTAGAAGCTGGAGGACAGTATGCAGCCCAAACATACCAGATAGCTACCACCATAACTGGAAGCACTGTAGATAGGGGAACTGCCTCAGTAACTGCTGGTGCTGAAGGCCTTGGAATACCAGCTGCTCTCACTGATGTCAACAGTGGGTCTGCCAAACTGGAAGCCAGCCTCAAACACTCATAGAAAGCCTTGTTGTCTCCAAACGCAACACTCATGATGACTGGGAACTCTGGCATGACATCCATGATGACCAGAAACGTGTCGGTACCTGGTACATGGTACCTGGGAACTATGTTGTGTCGTCCATGGTGGCTGAAGACCTTGGCGTAACTTCCATGATGGGTGGAGGCTatggcgtggcggccatcttgggtGCTGATTC
This region of Cyprinus carpio isolate SPL01 chromosome B12, ASM1834038v1, whole genome shotgun sequence genomic DNA includes:
- the LOC122139145 gene encoding vegetative cell wall protein gp1-like, translating into MDVMPEFPVIMSVAFGDNKAFYECLRLASSLADPLLTSVRAAGIPRPSAPAVTEAVPLSTVLPVMVVAIWYVWAAYCPPASTESVPEPSPALESVPEPSPALESTPVPSSWPGVPFPVPMTLVSPPFPEVVDCTAEPPKVAASALAPPELAASAAKPSEEAASDFELSACSAMAKEAVYELSACPVLATKAVDNLSVLFFFFPVQPYPPWWFPAPSAPPRWSSAPLWKSCLVCSTLVVICSTVGVFNPT